The following proteins are encoded in a genomic region of Inquilinus sp. KBS0705:
- a CDS encoding T9SS type A sorting domain-containing protein: MKTLLAQSNRRYLLYHFKNTVFLIMSLFCFIGTAHAQWTRKADELSKRAECNNVVYKGKIYMFGGFGDNPTIEKTNEVYDIATNKWSRIASFPAGKEITHQGIVLIDDNVWLIGGRAVDAHGPVSSQVIIYNITTNTWTDGPRLINPATGTAFPIGGGGYALLGRTIHVFGGFGPTICEDQSTLHLTIDVDKYLANKTSVTWENKLAPMPIPRNHLSYVTLAGKIYALGGQFKHDCGAVDQIYCHVYDEVTNTWTRLKDLPVPRSHAEAATFAIDGKIFLVAGQGKDNVTQNTTYQFDPKANNGLGSWTNITAYKLPGSFLGLSARLVGNSFIITNGALKVYSDERKETYIANITRSKSRTLGFSASCLSGTIKGDTTVTFKNLLYCVEDDAAYSISSDADWLKITKKGNGVAGLNGQDIEASVYSNGMLPGTYKGNVTATSMLTGSKVSFCVNLTINGTTSGHTLKITTNEGGLVTQSPKKDSYNDDEVVVLNATPLEGWAFKGWSGDSVTATNPLNLKMDTDKRVAALFERIGGEGALITNITATTGKTYPLTQLHSGIEYYTDRAYTIANVPNILEGVATIRTANDDKANKSVSMLSFNLSDTATVYVAYDPRGTTLPAWLKGWQKLSDKLGVHDPKITSLNLYTKNFNPGKVVLGGNLASPAMGAQCQYVVLVKAVNGIPDTASITKLKMNSSVSVITKTYTMEIDTNKRDKNKINETDKVIKPYLYPNPASDNFTLVFPPVYSGVIQTRIIDCNGKALLVNNGNISFTPSSYSYHVTYSKLRPGLYSVIVTSNDGKNNFFKLIVK, from the coding sequence ATGAAAACCCTGCTAGCCCAATCCAATCGTCGATACTTATTGTATCACTTCAAGAACACTGTTTTTCTTATTATGTCGTTGTTTTGTTTTATTGGAACGGCTCACGCACAGTGGACGAGAAAGGCAGATGAATTAAGTAAACGTGCCGAATGTAATAACGTGGTTTACAAGGGAAAAATTTACATGTTTGGTGGTTTTGGTGATAATCCTACTATCGAAAAAACGAACGAAGTTTACGATATTGCTACTAACAAGTGGAGCAGGATAGCGTCGTTTCCTGCCGGTAAAGAAATAACTCACCAGGGAATCGTATTGATTGATGATAATGTATGGCTAATAGGTGGGCGCGCAGTTGATGCCCATGGCCCTGTAAGCAGCCAGGTAATTATATACAATATTACAACTAATACATGGACGGACGGCCCCCGCCTTATTAATCCCGCTACAGGTACTGCTTTTCCAATCGGGGGCGGTGGATATGCCCTGCTCGGCCGAACCATCCACGTTTTTGGTGGGTTTGGGCCAACCATTTGCGAAGATCAGTCTACCCTGCATTTAACAATTGATGTGGACAAATATCTTGCAAACAAAACGTCTGTTACTTGGGAAAATAAATTGGCCCCAATGCCTATACCGCGTAATCATTTAAGCTATGTTACGCTGGCCGGTAAAATATACGCTTTGGGTGGTCAGTTTAAACACGATTGCGGCGCCGTCGATCAGATATACTGCCACGTGTACGATGAGGTGACCAATACCTGGACAAGGCTAAAAGACTTACCTGTTCCACGCTCGCATGCCGAGGCGGCAACTTTTGCAATAGACGGTAAGATATTTTTGGTAGCGGGCCAGGGAAAAGATAATGTTACACAAAACACTACATATCAGTTTGACCCTAAAGCAAACAATGGCCTCGGTAGCTGGACAAACATCACGGCTTATAAATTGCCCGGAAGCTTTTTAGGCTTATCAGCAAGATTGGTAGGTAACTCGTTTATTATAACAAATGGTGCTTTAAAAGTTTACAGCGATGAACGCAAGGAAACTTATATAGCAAACATAACGCGCAGCAAAAGCCGTACCTTAGGGTTTAGTGCTTCCTGTTTATCAGGTACTATTAAAGGGGATACAACAGTTACTTTTAAAAATTTATTATATTGTGTTGAAGATGATGCCGCTTACAGCATCTCATCTGATGCAGACTGGCTTAAAATAACTAAAAAAGGTAACGGAGTTGCCGGCCTTAACGGACAAGATATAGAAGCCAGCGTTTATAGCAACGGCATGTTACCTGGTACCTATAAGGGTAATGTAACAGCAACCTCTATGCTAACAGGTTCAAAGGTGTCATTTTGTGTCAACTTAACTATAAACGGCACCACATCCGGGCATACATTAAAAATAACAACAAATGAGGGCGGATTGGTTACCCAATCGCCTAAAAAGGATAGTTATAATGATGATGAAGTGGTTGTATTGAATGCGACACCATTAGAAGGATGGGCGTTCAAAGGATGGTCAGGCGATAGTGTTACAGCTACCAACCCACTCAATTTAAAGATGGATACTGATAAAAGGGTAGCTGCTTTGTTTGAGCGTATAGGGGGAGAGGGAGCTTTAATTACAAATATTACCGCTACCACCGGTAAAACTTATCCATTAACCCAACTGCATTCGGGGATAGAGTATTACACAGACAGAGCTTACACAATTGCAAATGTACCCAACATATTAGAGGGTGTTGCTACAATACGGACAGCAAACGATGATAAAGCTAACAAGTCCGTATCTATGCTATCCTTCAATCTTTCCGATACAGCTACGGTGTACGTGGCCTATGACCCCAGGGGGACAACACTCCCTGCCTGGTTAAAAGGCTGGCAGAAACTTTCTGATAAACTTGGCGTGCATGACCCCAAAATAACCTCACTCAATCTTTATACTAAAAACTTCAATCCCGGCAAAGTTGTGTTGGGCGGCAACCTCGCGTCGCCGGCAATGGGTGCCCAATGCCAATACGTTGTGCTGGTAAAGGCAGTCAACGGTATACCGGATACGGCCAGTATCACTAAGTTAAAAATGAATTCGTCGGTATCTGTAATAACCAAGACTTATACAATGGAAATCGACACAAACAAAAGAGATAAAAATAAAATTAACGAAACCGACAAAGTTATAAAGCCATATTTATACCCTAATCCTGCTTCTGATAATTTCACCCTCGTGTTTCCGCCAGTTTACAGCGGTGTAATACAGACGCGTATCATCGACTGTAATGGCAAGGCACTGTTAGTTAATAACGGTAATATATCGTTTACGCCATCCTCTTACAGTTATCATGTAACCTATAGTAAACTGCGGCCGGGCCTCTATTCTGTTATAGTTACTTCCAATGATGGGAAAAACAACTTTTTCAAGCTAATAGTTAAGTGA
- a CDS encoding sugar kinase, which translates to MSLLVIGTVAFDAIETPFGKTDKIVGGAATYAGLAASYFYNKVKIVAVVGDDFPQAEIQDFNNHGIDTEGLQIKKGEKSFFWSGKYHNDMNSRDTLITDLNVLADFDPIIPESYQDAEFLMLGNLTPQVQQTVIKRLKNRPKLIVMDTMNFWMDIAMDDLLETIKLVDVLTINDAEARQLSGEYSLVKAAKKILTMGPKYLIIKKGEHGALLFHEDHIFSAPALPLAEVFDPTGAGDTFAGGFIGYMAKVGAVNFNNMKNAIIFGSALASFCVEKFGTEKIKNLSQEDISARVQQFVQLSSFEI; encoded by the coding sequence ATGAGTTTGTTAGTTATTGGTACTGTGGCGTTTGACGCGATCGAGACTCCTTTTGGTAAGACGGATAAGATAGTAGGCGGGGCCGCTACTTACGCCGGTTTGGCCGCATCATACTTTTATAATAAGGTTAAAATAGTGGCTGTGGTTGGCGACGACTTCCCCCAGGCGGAGATACAGGATTTTAATAACCACGGCATCGATACTGAGGGTCTGCAGATTAAAAAGGGCGAAAAATCCTTCTTCTGGAGCGGAAAGTACCATAACGACATGAACAGCCGCGACACTCTGATTACCGACTTAAACGTACTGGCCGACTTTGACCCTATCATACCTGAGAGCTACCAGGACGCCGAGTTTTTGATGCTGGGTAACCTAACCCCACAAGTACAGCAAACGGTTATAAAACGCCTTAAAAACCGCCCTAAGCTAATTGTAATGGACACCATGAACTTTTGGATGGACATAGCAATGGACGATCTGCTGGAGACCATTAAACTGGTTGATGTACTAACCATTAACGATGCCGAAGCACGCCAGCTTTCGGGTGAATATTCGTTAGTGAAGGCAGCTAAAAAGATATTAACTATGGGCCCTAAGTACCTGATTATCAAAAAGGGAGAGCATGGCGCATTGCTTTTCCACGAAGACCATATCTTCTCGGCGCCGGCCCTGCCACTGGCCGAGGTATTTGACCCAACAGGCGCCGGCGATACCTTTGCGGGCGGCTTTATTGGCTATATGGCCAAGGTAGGTGCGGTTAACTTCAATAACATGAAAAACGCCATCATTTTTGGTTCGGCGCTGGCCTCTTTTTGTGTAGAAAAGTTTGGTACAGAGAAGATTAAGAACCTTAGCCAGGAGGATATCTCGGCACGCGTGCAGCAGTTTGTACAACTGTCGTCTTTTGAAATATAG
- a CDS encoding DNA alkylation repair protein, whose product MTVTEILTKFESLKDDKVFAQNKKRGSGPNQFGVKMGDIRKIAAKIKTDHMLAKQLWETGNVEARFLATLILEPKKLSVAEIDSMVRSERFTHVADWFSSYVLKEHPDKEQLRQLWEHTDDPMAGRAYWALTSGRIARSPEGLDIPAILDRIAAEMPNAAPEPQWTMNTALAQIGINHPAYRQRALAMGEQMGIYRDYPVSKGCTSPFAPIWINEMVKRQG is encoded by the coding sequence ATGACCGTTACAGAAATACTCACCAAGTTCGAATCCTTAAAGGACGACAAGGTGTTCGCTCAAAACAAAAAGCGCGGTTCCGGCCCTAACCAATTCGGCGTAAAAATGGGCGACATACGCAAAATTGCCGCGAAGATAAAAACCGACCACATGCTGGCTAAACAATTATGGGAAACCGGTAATGTAGAGGCCCGCTTTTTGGCTACGCTGATACTGGAGCCAAAAAAGTTATCGGTTGCCGAAATAGATAGCATGGTACGCTCGGAACGCTTTACCCACGTAGCCGACTGGTTTAGCTCGTATGTGTTAAAAGAGCACCCCGACAAAGAACAATTGCGACAGCTTTGGGAACATACCGACGACCCGATGGCCGGCCGTGCCTACTGGGCCCTTACCAGTGGCCGTATTGCACGTAGCCCCGAAGGTTTGGATATCCCGGCTATACTGGATAGGATAGCTGCCGAAATGCCCAACGCCGCACCCGAACCACAATGGACCATGAACACCGCGCTGGCCCAAATTGGCATTAATCACCCTGCCTACCGCCAGCGTGCCCTGGCAATGGGCGAGCAAATGGGCATCTACCGCGATTACCCGGTATCAAAAGGCTGCACCTCACCTTTTGCACCTATATGGATAAACGAGATGGTGAAGAGGCAGGGTTAG
- a CDS encoding cupin domain-containing protein, whose translation MENSKPSPIVTGPNEGTTIAMAGNTYRMLVTGKQTGGEFAVMDFLIPPGGGPGPHAHANFQESFYVTEGEVEVKSEAGTYIAKKGSFVTIPKGGIVHQFKNKTDNMAQMICIVVPAGLEEFFMQIGTQVEPGERQSATPPPPPDAEAMKALMALAQKYGQELYPPDYLDKV comes from the coding sequence ATGGAAAACTCAAAACCAAGCCCTATAGTAACCGGCCCCAATGAGGGCACTACCATTGCCATGGCCGGCAACACCTACCGCATGCTGGTAACCGGCAAGCAAACAGGCGGCGAATTTGCCGTAATGGATTTTTTGATACCGCCCGGTGGTGGCCCCGGCCCGCATGCCCACGCCAATTTCCAGGAGTCGTTTTATGTGACCGAGGGAGAGGTGGAGGTAAAATCGGAAGCGGGTACCTACATTGCCAAAAAGGGTTCGTTTGTTACCATACCTAAGGGTGGCATTGTACACCAGTTTAAAAATAAAACGGATAATATGGCGCAGATGATATGCATAGTGGTACCCGCCGGACTGGAAGAGTTTTTTATGCAGATAGGTACACAGGTAGAGCCCGGTGAACGCCAATCGGCCACACCGCCGCCACCACCCGATGCCGAAGCGATGAAGGCGTTGATGGCCCTCGCCCAAAAATATGGGCAGGAATTGTACCCGCCCGATTATTTGGATAAAGTGTAG
- a CDS encoding DinB family protein, with protein MNTDLSELFERDLLRLRDEITNFKVEDNLWRKPNGISNAAGNLALHLCGNLNTYVGDLLGNSGYVRNRDLEFSASGVPRHEIVSAIIAVAEVVKVTLTNLPQQQLEDTFPLDFLGTKSTTFYLLQLYGHLNYHLGQVNYLRRILED; from the coding sequence ATGAATACAGATCTATCCGAACTTTTCGAACGCGACCTTTTAAGATTAAGAGACGAAATAACCAATTTTAAGGTTGAAGACAATTTGTGGCGCAAGCCCAATGGCATCAGTAATGCTGCCGGCAACCTGGCCCTGCACTTGTGCGGCAACCTTAACACCTACGTGGGCGATCTGCTGGGTAATAGCGGCTATGTACGCAACCGCGACCTGGAATTTTCGGCATCCGGCGTTCCGCGCCACGAGATCGTATCGGCTATAATTGCAGTGGCCGAGGTGGTAAAAGTTACGCTGACTAATTTGCCGCAGCAGCAACTGGAAGACACCTTTCCGCTTGATTTTTTAGGTACCAAAAGCACCACATTTTACCTGCTACAGCTTTATGGCCATTTGAATTACCACCTGGGCCAGGTAAATTATCTCAGGAGGATATTGGAGGATTGA